A single region of the Prochlorococcus marinus str. MIT 0917 genome encodes:
- the mnmE gene encoding tRNA uridine-5-carboxymethylaminomethyl(34) synthesis GTPase MnmE, with protein MNSFSPTEDTIAAIATAVAPGQGSIAVIRISGSSAIEITKTIVHIPGTHDWSTHKVLYGHVTEANQTIYIDEVLILIMKGPRSFTGEDVVEIHCHGGIITVQKILERILDIPSVRRAEPGEFSQRAVLNGRISLTQAESISELVAARSRKAAELAINGIEGNIQTTIHSIRKRLIEQLTEIEARIDFEEDLPILDETQVKNKIIAIQKDLKELIDNAKRGSWIRSGLKVALTGKPNVGKSSLLNRLSKQEKAIVTELPGTTRDLLESEIILEGIPVTFIDTAGIRETTNIIEKIGISRTKKSLFQADLIILIFDYSNGWNSEDESILKQLPINIPILIVGNKSDLENNQSFQKVPKYILEKENLVIISVKTGHGEDNLINYLLKICGSSKTHGLDIALNERQVDLARSTLESLENINKVFDEKLPWDFWTIDLRQAINYLGEVTGEDLTESLLDNIFSKFCIGK; from the coding sequence ATGAATTCGTTTTCCCCTACTGAAGATACTATTGCTGCAATCGCGACTGCCGTTGCTCCCGGGCAAGGAAGTATTGCTGTCATTAGGATCTCTGGCTCCTCGGCCATTGAGATAACTAAAACTATTGTTCATATTCCTGGAACGCACGATTGGAGCACTCACAAAGTTCTTTACGGACATGTAACCGAAGCAAATCAAACAATATATATCGATGAAGTATTAATACTAATAATGAAAGGGCCGCGAAGCTTTACAGGTGAAGATGTAGTAGAAATTCATTGCCATGGAGGCATAATTACAGTCCAAAAGATCCTTGAAAGGATACTTGATATCCCAAGCGTTAGAAGAGCAGAACCAGGTGAGTTTAGTCAACGAGCAGTACTGAATGGTCGTATAAGCCTGACCCAAGCAGAATCAATTAGTGAACTAGTGGCAGCAAGAAGTAGAAAAGCAGCAGAGCTCGCTATTAATGGAATTGAAGGAAATATTCAAACTACGATTCATTCAATAAGAAAACGATTGATAGAGCAACTAACGGAAATCGAAGCAAGAATAGATTTTGAAGAAGATCTTCCAATTTTAGATGAAACACAGGTAAAAAATAAAATTATCGCAATCCAAAAAGATCTTAAAGAGCTAATTGATAATGCTAAAAGAGGATCTTGGATTCGTTCTGGCTTAAAAGTTGCACTGACCGGTAAACCTAATGTAGGAAAAAGCTCCTTACTTAATAGGCTTTCCAAGCAAGAAAAAGCCATTGTGACTGAGCTACCTGGAACTACTAGGGACCTTTTGGAAAGTGAGATTATTTTAGAGGGAATACCAGTAACTTTTATTGATACAGCAGGTATAAGAGAAACTACAAATATCATCGAAAAAATTGGTATTTCTAGAACTAAAAAATCTTTATTCCAAGCTGATCTCATCATATTAATCTTTGATTATTCAAACGGTTGGAATAGCGAGGACGAATCAATACTAAAACAATTACCCATAAATATTCCAATCTTGATTGTAGGCAATAAATCTGATTTAGAGAATAATCAATCTTTTCAAAAAGTTCCAAAATATATACTAGAAAAAGAAAATCTAGTCATTATAAGTGTAAAAACCGGACATGGAGAAGACAATCTAATTAATTATCTACTAAAAATATGTGGTTCTTCTAAAACGCATGGATTGGATATTGCTCTAAATGAAAGACAAGTTGATCTGGCTAGGTCAACCTTGGAATCCCTGGAAAATATTAATAAAGTTTTTGATGAAAAGCTACCATGGGATTTCTGGACGATCGATTTAAGACAAGCTATTAATTATTTAGGAGAAGTAACAGGAGAGGATTTAACAGAAAGCTTACTTGATAATATATTTTCAAAATTCTGTATTGGTAAATAA
- a CDS encoding DUF2062 domain-containing protein, whose translation MKKIFLNLIQRIRKFIAWLWNQEGSPSQRALGLAVGIFSGCFPFFGLQTLMGVFLAKIFKGNSILAVVGTWISNPFTYVPLYYLNYRLGSLILNNDKNIVDFSHITTNELWLQGWYLSSRLIIGSICMGLLSGMVGGLSLYFLLKKLSNKI comes from the coding sequence ATGAAAAAAATCTTCCTAAATCTAATACAAAGAATTCGTAAATTTATCGCTTGGCTCTGGAATCAGGAAGGTTCTCCTTCTCAGAGAGCATTAGGATTGGCCGTGGGGATATTTAGTGGTTGCTTTCCATTCTTTGGTTTGCAAACCTTGATGGGTGTGTTTTTAGCAAAAATCTTCAAGGGCAATAGCATTTTGGCGGTTGTTGGAACCTGGATTAGTAACCCATTTACTTATGTTCCTCTTTATTATCTTAATTATAGACTAGGCTCTTTAATACTAAATAATGACAAAAATATAGTAGATTTTAGTCATATAACTACTAATGAGTTGTGGTTACAAGGTTGGTACTTGAGCTCTAGACTGATAATCGGCTCGATATGTATGGGCCTTTTGTCTGGAATGGTTGGTGGCCTGAGTCTATATTTTTTACTCAAGAAACTATCTAATAAAATTTAG
- a CDS encoding RelA/SpoT family protein — MPKVTSAYNSNQTHLVCDEFFDGQPQLRTDQIKHIDDYEIILPEWLKNCIENIPPGIGASCPRDSEALLVAAFDLAFQLHKGQYRKSGEPYITHPVAVADLLREIGASASVIAAGFLHDVVEDTDITPEQLEGYFGSEVRYLVEGVTKLGGIHFNNRTEAQAENLRKMFLAMASDIRVVLVKLADRLHNMRTISYLDKEKQTRIAKETREIYAPLANRLGIGRFKWELEDLAFKLIEPDPFREIQQQIASKRSEREERLNVTVQLLKDRLSSAGLSQCEVSGRPKHLYGIWSKMQRQQKEFHEIFDVAALRIIVSDVETCYRALAVVHDTFRPIPGRFKDYIGLPKPNGYQSLHTAVIGRHRPIEVQIRTPEMHRVSEFGIAAHWKYKEGGSPANPDSEKFNWLRQLVEWQQEDGVNDHNDYLASIKEDLFDEEVFVFTPKGDVLGLRNGSTAIDFAYRIHSEVGNHCNGARINDRLCVLSTPLENGDFVEILTHKSSHPSLDWLNYVATPTARNRIRQWYKKSHRQETILRGKELLEQEFGRKGIDNLLKGEAITKVAERCNLKSTEDLLAALGFGALTLHQVINRFREEIKIQNQLPETELSDIELANQIGSQANLTSNKLKTSQTKYSPIVGLEGLDYRLGGCCSPLPGESILGTVALGNHGITIHRTNCVNIQSVPNDRRLSVKWNSNTHSKEEKFPIQLRIEVIDRVGVLKDILMRLSDRGINVIDARVKTSHGKPACIDLRVELESVNQLEITINQIRSMVDVLDIARTGIS; from the coding sequence ATGCCTAAAGTCACCTCTGCATACAATTCAAACCAGACTCATTTAGTCTGTGATGAATTTTTTGATGGCCAGCCTCAACTTAGAACTGATCAAATCAAACATATTGATGATTATGAAATTATTCTGCCAGAGTGGTTAAAAAATTGCATTGAAAATATTCCTCCGGGGATAGGAGCAAGTTGCCCAAGAGACTCAGAAGCACTTTTAGTTGCCGCATTTGATCTTGCATTTCAATTGCATAAAGGGCAATACAGAAAAAGTGGTGAACCTTACATAACCCATCCAGTTGCCGTAGCAGACTTACTAAGAGAGATAGGTGCAAGCGCTAGTGTAATTGCAGCAGGTTTTTTACATGACGTCGTCGAAGATACAGACATAACACCAGAACAACTCGAGGGGTATTTTGGTAGTGAAGTTAGATATCTAGTTGAAGGTGTAACTAAATTGGGCGGAATCCATTTTAATAATCGGACAGAAGCACAAGCAGAAAACCTACGTAAAATGTTTCTAGCTATGGCTAGCGATATTCGAGTTGTATTAGTGAAGCTTGCAGATAGGCTACACAATATGAGAACTATTAGTTACTTAGACAAAGAGAAGCAAACACGAATAGCTAAAGAAACGAGAGAAATTTATGCTCCACTCGCAAACCGTTTAGGAATAGGACGCTTCAAATGGGAGCTAGAAGACCTAGCATTTAAACTTATAGAGCCAGATCCCTTCAGGGAAATTCAACAACAAATAGCTAGTAAGCGTAGTGAAAGGGAAGAGAGATTAAATGTAACTGTTCAATTGTTAAAAGACCGCCTGAGCTCAGCAGGACTTAGCCAATGTGAAGTTAGTGGAAGGCCAAAGCATTTATATGGAATATGGAGCAAAATGCAAAGACAACAAAAAGAATTTCATGAAATTTTTGATGTTGCTGCTCTTAGGATTATTGTCTCAGATGTCGAGACATGTTATCGAGCTCTTGCTGTCGTCCATGACACATTCAGGCCAATACCTGGTCGGTTTAAAGACTATATAGGTCTCCCAAAACCGAATGGCTATCAGTCGCTCCATACAGCTGTAATTGGTAGACACAGACCTATTGAAGTACAAATAAGGACGCCAGAAATGCACAGGGTTTCAGAATTTGGAATTGCAGCTCACTGGAAATACAAAGAAGGAGGATCTCCTGCTAATCCTGATTCAGAAAAATTTAATTGGTTACGCCAATTAGTTGAATGGCAACAAGAAGATGGAGTCAATGATCATAATGACTACCTTGCTTCAATTAAAGAGGATTTATTTGATGAAGAAGTATTTGTTTTCACTCCAAAAGGAGATGTTCTGGGATTAAGGAATGGTTCAACAGCAATCGATTTTGCTTATCGTATTCACTCTGAAGTAGGGAATCATTGCAATGGTGCTAGAATCAATGATCGTCTTTGCGTGCTGTCAACACCTCTTGAAAATGGAGATTTCGTTGAGATCCTAACTCACAAGAGCTCTCATCCAAGCTTAGATTGGTTAAACTATGTAGCCACTCCCACAGCTAGAAATCGCATTAGACAATGGTATAAAAAAAGTCATCGTCAAGAAACAATACTAAGAGGGAAGGAACTACTAGAACAAGAATTTGGTCGTAAAGGAATTGATAATTTACTAAAAGGTGAAGCAATAACTAAAGTTGCTGAGAGATGTAATCTAAAGTCTACAGAAGATTTATTAGCCGCACTTGGATTTGGAGCATTAACCCTACATCAAGTAATTAATAGATTTAGAGAAGAGATAAAAATACAAAACCAGCTACCTGAGACTGAATTAAGCGATATCGAACTGGCCAACCAAATTGGGTCACAAGCAAATCTAACTTCAAACAAATTAAAAACATCTCAAACAAAATATTCGCCAATAGTTGGCTTAGAAGGGCTTGACTATCGACTAGGGGGATGTTGCAGTCCTTTACCAGGAGAATCAATACTTGGAACAGTTGCACTTGGTAATCATGGAATCACAATACATCGAACTAATTGTGTCAATATACAATCAGTACCTAACGATAGAAGACTATCAGTCAAGTGGAATAGCAACACACATAGCAAAGAAGAGAAATTTCCTATTCAATTAAGAATTGAAGTTATTGATAGAGTGGGAGTACTTAAAGACATATTAATGAGACTTTCTGATAGAGGTATTAATGTAATCGATGCAAGAGTTAAGACATCTCATGGCAAACCTGCATGCATAGACCTTAGAGTTGAACTGGAAAGTGTTAATCAATTAGAAATTACTATCAATCAAATACGTTCAATGGTTGATGTCTTAGATATCGCTAGAACAGGAATTAGTTAA
- a CDS encoding ABC transporter ATP-binding protein translates to MNNSSKEVLKINKLNAIYPNTSFLVLRGLNLNINRGDRLALVGSSGCGKSTVAKAVMQLLPNGCDCDGEIVLNGKNVLDLDKASLQTIRGKEVGLIFQDPMSRLNPLMTVGDHLVDTFQAHDNSEPIENLVKKAKSILEKVGIDPLRFNSFPHEFSGGMRQRVAIALAICLRPPLIIADEPTTSLDTLIADQIMGELSLLCDEIGTALLLISHDLSMAYKWCNKIAILDCGQIVESGNIKEIVGNPKTEIAKKLVNAAKILEGSEREIMKKSDALLRVNRLRCWHDLGFWPFNSFWLKAVNEVTFSLYESETIGIVGPSGCGKSTLCRALAGLLPTRGGSVFFLGKNISNMNGKSLKQLRKYIQIIFQDPSASLNPKMSVIDAIIDPILIHKLLSRPQAREKARTLLELVGLTPTAMYEQRLPFQLSGGQQQRVVIARALALNPKILICDESVSMLDAEIQAEVLELLRSLQEKLKLSMLFITHDLSVAAGFCHRVLVFDKGKIIEENSGKNLLNNPQKHLTKKMVNACPRLPK, encoded by the coding sequence ATGAATAATTCATCAAAAGAAGTTTTAAAGATAAATAAACTAAATGCTATTTATCCAAATACCTCATTTTTAGTGTTAAGAGGACTAAATCTGAATATAAATCGTGGCGATAGGCTTGCATTAGTTGGTAGTTCAGGATGTGGTAAAAGTACTGTTGCTAAGGCTGTAATGCAGCTCCTTCCCAATGGATGTGATTGTGATGGTGAGATTGTTTTAAATGGAAAAAATGTATTGGATCTAGACAAGGCTTCTTTACAAACTATTCGAGGGAAAGAGGTGGGATTGATATTTCAGGACCCAATGTCACGTTTAAATCCTTTAATGACTGTTGGTGATCATTTGGTTGATACTTTTCAAGCTCATGATAATTCTGAACCAATTGAAAACTTAGTGAAAAAAGCTAAAAGTATTTTAGAAAAAGTTGGAATAGATCCTTTAAGGTTTAATTCTTTTCCGCATGAATTCAGTGGAGGGATGAGACAACGTGTAGCAATTGCTTTGGCAATTTGTTTAAGACCTCCTTTGATCATTGCTGATGAACCTACAACTAGTTTGGATACATTAATAGCTGATCAAATCATGGGTGAACTGAGTTTACTTTGTGATGAAATTGGAACTGCCTTACTATTAATTAGTCATGATTTATCTATGGCATATAAATGGTGTAATAAAATTGCAATACTTGATTGCGGTCAAATAGTAGAATCTGGAAATATAAAAGAGATAGTTGGTAATCCAAAAACTGAGATTGCTAAAAAATTAGTTAATGCAGCCAAAATTCTAGAGGGTTCTGAGAGAGAAATAATGAAAAAAAGTGATGCATTATTGAGAGTAAATAGATTACGTTGTTGGCATGATTTAGGCTTTTGGCCGTTCAATTCTTTTTGGTTGAAAGCTGTTAATGAAGTTACCTTCTCTTTGTATGAAAGTGAAACTATTGGTATCGTAGGTCCATCAGGATGTGGCAAGAGCACTCTGTGTAGAGCGTTGGCTGGTTTATTGCCTACTAGAGGTGGAAGTGTTTTTTTTCTTGGAAAGAATATTTCAAATATGAATGGAAAATCTTTAAAACAACTACGTAAATATATTCAAATTATTTTTCAAGATCCTTCTGCTTCTTTGAATCCTAAGATGTCAGTAATTGATGCAATTATAGATCCAATTCTTATCCATAAATTGCTAAGTCGGCCTCAAGCTAGAGAAAAAGCTCGTACTCTTTTAGAACTAGTTGGTTTAACGCCCACAGCAATGTATGAACAACGCTTACCTTTTCAGCTTTCAGGCGGACAACAGCAAAGAGTAGTTATTGCAAGAGCACTTGCACTTAATCCTAAAATACTTATCTGTGATGAAAGTGTCAGTATGTTAGATGCTGAAATACAAGCAGAAGTTTTGGAGTTGCTACGCTCTTTGCAAGAAAAATTAAAACTGTCTATGTTGTTCATAACCCATGATTTGTCAGTTGCGGCAGGCTTTTGTCACCGAGTATTAGTGTTTGATAAAGGGAAAATTATCGAAGAGAATTCTGGTAAGAATTTGTTAAATAATCCTCAAAAACATCTCACAAAAAAAATGGTAAATGCATGTCCTAGACTTCCTAAATAA
- a CDS encoding RluA family pseudouridine synthase, producing the protein MNKEIKHEFGQGPGELFESEYKKPLPMRLDRWLVSQRAEQSRAHIQKFIEAGFAKVNGKIGKAKTPVRPGDIIQLWVPPPEPLPYLKPEKIDLDILYEDNHLIVINKTAGIAVHPAPGNKSGTLVNGLINHCPNLPGIGGKLRPGIVHRLDKDTTGCIVVAKTQEALVKLQIQIQKRVASRNYIAVVHGAIKDNEGMIVGCIGRHPKDRKKYAVVDEESGRYACTHWKLIENLGNFSLLKFKLNTGRTHQIRVHSAHIGHPIIGDQTYSRCKKLPIKLGGQALHAIELGLIHPITLEKMKFTAPLPTDFERLLKVLQYKNNII; encoded by the coding sequence ATGAATAAAGAAATCAAACATGAATTTGGGCAGGGACCAGGTGAATTATTTGAGAGTGAATATAAGAAGCCTTTACCTATGCGTCTTGATAGATGGCTGGTAAGTCAACGAGCCGAACAAAGTAGGGCTCATATTCAGAAATTCATTGAAGCGGGGTTTGCAAAAGTGAACGGTAAAATTGGAAAAGCGAAAACTCCCGTTAGGCCAGGTGACATTATTCAACTTTGGGTTCCACCACCTGAGCCTCTTCCTTACTTAAAACCAGAAAAAATTGATTTGGATATTTTATACGAAGATAATCATTTAATAGTCATTAATAAAACAGCAGGGATAGCAGTTCATCCTGCACCAGGGAATAAATCAGGAACTTTAGTCAATGGTTTAATAAATCATTGTCCAAACTTACCAGGCATCGGAGGTAAATTAAGACCTGGGATAGTTCATCGCTTAGATAAAGACACAACTGGATGCATTGTAGTAGCGAAGACTCAAGAAGCCTTAGTTAAACTACAAATTCAAATACAAAAAAGAGTAGCCTCAAGAAATTATATTGCTGTTGTCCATGGAGCGATTAAAGACAATGAAGGTATGATTGTCGGATGTATTGGTCGACATCCAAAAGATAGAAAAAAATATGCTGTAGTTGATGAGGAATCTGGTAGATATGCTTGTACACATTGGAAATTAATTGAAAATCTGGGAAATTTTTCTCTTCTTAAATTCAAACTTAATACAGGTAGAACGCATCAAATTCGTGTTCATAGTGCACACATAGGTCATCCTATTATTGGAGATCAAACTTATAGTAGGTGTAAAAAATTGCCTATTAAACTTGGTGGCCAAGCTTTACATGCAATTGAATTAGGTTTAATACACCCAATAACATTAGAAAAAATGAAGTTTACAGCTCCATTACCTACAGATTTTGAACGACTTTTAAAAGTTTTACAATATAAAAATAATATTATTTAG
- the ylqF gene encoding ribosome biogenesis GTPase YlqF has protein sequence MNKQLIQWYPGHIAKAEKQLKEHLNKVDLVFEVRDARIPLATSHPYLQKWLKGKKQILVINRKDMINIDAHKAWDKKLRSEGKVPWWCDAKAGTGVLQIKQAAIRAGQELNQRRLDRGMRNRAIRVLTLGFPNVGKSALINRLVKKKVVSSSRKPGVTRSLRWVRLGQDLDLLDAPGVLPPRFEDQNAALKLAICDDIGQAAYDTEQVAINFMKLLETLENTQEAGIKSMCLQNRYGTFVNETIKDKSSWLLSAAERHTSGDTRRMSQRLLDDFRKNLLGNISLELPQ, from the coding sequence GTGAACAAGCAGCTTATACAATGGTATCCAGGGCATATTGCTAAAGCAGAAAAACAATTAAAAGAGCATCTGAATAAAGTTGATCTAGTTTTCGAAGTGCGTGACGCAAGGATACCTCTCGCCACTTCTCATCCATATCTTCAAAAATGGTTAAAAGGAAAGAAGCAAATATTAGTTATTAATAGAAAAGACATGATTAATATTGATGCCCATAAAGCTTGGGATAAAAAACTAAGGTCAGAAGGAAAAGTCCCATGGTGGTGTGATGCAAAAGCTGGAACAGGCGTGCTCCAAATAAAACAAGCCGCTATTCGAGCTGGGCAAGAGTTAAATCAAAGACGTCTCGACCGAGGAATGAGAAATCGTGCAATTAGAGTTTTAACTCTTGGTTTCCCAAATGTTGGAAAATCTGCTCTCATTAACAGACTCGTTAAAAAGAAGGTTGTATCTAGCTCAAGAAAACCTGGGGTCACAAGAAGTTTGAGATGGGTAAGATTGGGACAAGATCTTGATCTATTGGATGCTCCTGGTGTTCTGCCGCCTAGATTTGAAGATCAAAATGCCGCATTAAAATTGGCCATTTGTGATGATATTGGTCAAGCCGCATACGATACTGAACAAGTAGCCATTAACTTTATGAAGCTTCTTGAGACATTAGAAAACACCCAAGAAGCGGGAATCAAGTCAATGTGTCTTCAAAATAGATATGGAACATTTGTCAATGAAACTATTAAAGACAAATCATCATGGCTACTTTCAGCAGCAGAACGTCACACTTCTGGAGATACTAGAAGAATGTCTCAAAGATTACTTGATGATTTTCGCAAAAATTTATTGGGTAATATTTCTCTTGAACTCCCCCAATGA
- a CDS encoding phosphoglycerate kinase codes for MSKRSLSSLGAEDLCGKRVLVRVDFNVPLGDEGQITDDTRIRAALPTINDLLEKSARVILSAHFGRPKGEVNETMRLTSVAQRLSELLGKTVVKTESCVGAEAKSKVDAMSNGDVVLLENVRFIAGEEKNDTEFAKELASLAEVYVNDAFGAAHRAHASTEGVTKFLSPCVAGYLMEKELKYLQGAVDQPKRPLAAIVGGSKVSSKIGVLESLIDKCDKIIVGGGMIFTFYKARGLSVGNSLVEEDKLELASDLEKKAKDKGVEFLLPSDVVLADNFSPDANSKSSKVDAISEGWMGLDIGSESVALFQDALKDCKTVIWNGPMGVFEFEKFANGTNAIANTLAELSAQGCCTIIGGGDSVAAVEKAGLAKNMSHISTGGGASLELLEGKVLPGVSALDDV; via the coding sequence ATGTCTAAGCGTTCCCTGTCAAGTCTCGGCGCTGAAGACTTATGCGGCAAACGTGTGTTAGTGAGAGTTGATTTTAATGTCCCATTAGGAGATGAGGGGCAAATAACTGATGACACAAGAATTCGTGCTGCTTTACCAACTATTAATGACCTGCTTGAGAAGAGTGCAAGAGTTATTCTTTCTGCGCATTTTGGTAGGCCAAAAGGAGAGGTTAATGAAACAATGCGTTTGACTTCTGTTGCTCAAAGACTAAGTGAATTGCTTGGTAAAACAGTTGTAAAAACTGAAAGTTGTGTAGGAGCTGAAGCCAAGTCAAAAGTAGATGCTATGTCCAATGGCGATGTTGTTCTTTTGGAAAATGTTCGATTTATTGCTGGGGAAGAAAAAAACGATACAGAATTTGCAAAGGAATTAGCTTCTTTGGCAGAAGTCTATGTTAATGATGCTTTTGGAGCCGCCCACCGCGCTCATGCCTCAACTGAGGGGGTTACAAAGTTCTTAAGTCCATGTGTTGCTGGTTATTTAATGGAAAAAGAACTTAAGTACCTTCAAGGAGCTGTAGATCAACCTAAAAGACCCTTGGCAGCAATAGTTGGCGGTTCAAAAGTAAGCAGTAAGATCGGGGTTTTGGAGTCTTTGATTGATAAATGCGACAAGATAATTGTTGGTGGAGGGATGATATTTACTTTTTATAAAGCTCGGGGATTATCTGTTGGTAATAGTCTTGTCGAAGAAGATAAGCTCGAATTGGCAAGTGATTTGGAGAAGAAAGCTAAAGATAAAGGAGTTGAGTTCCTTTTGCCTAGTGATGTTGTGTTAGCCGATAATTTTTCTCCTGATGCTAATAGCAAATCTTCCAAAGTTGATGCTATTAGCGAGGGTTGGATGGGATTGGATATTGGTTCAGAATCAGTTGCACTTTTTCAGGATGCACTGAAAGATTGCAAAACTGTTATTTGGAATGGACCGATGGGTGTTTTTGAATTTGAGAAATTTGCAAATGGAACAAATGCGATAGCAAATACTTTGGCTGAATTAAGTGCTCAAGGATGCTGCACAATTATTGGAGGTGGAGATTCAGTGGCAGCAGTTGAGAAAGCAGGTTTAGCAAAAAACATGTCTCATATCTCGACTGGGGGTGGTGCTAGCCTGGAGCTCTTGGAAGGGAAAGTTCTTCCTGGTGTTTCTGCTTTAGATGATGTTTAA
- the murG gene encoding undecaprenyldiphospho-muramoylpentapeptide beta-N-acetylglucosaminyltransferase, protein MPRLLIAASGTGGHIYPALSFADSLPNSWEIEWLGVPNRLEIELVPKKYNLIKLKIGGLQGNIFRKMFDFYKLLFASIRVSFLLRKKKINVVFTTGGYISAPSILGAKLTGIPVVLHESNAIPGKVTRLLGRFCNHVALGIPSASDYLPGCRTSFTGTPIRSEFILDQSLPPWAPRGEGILIVVMGGSQGAIKMNEMVRNILPWLLGKGCRVVHLTGKNDCFYNKLDKVATNANLVVRQFSNEISALLKNADLAISRSGSGAICELMATKTPSILIPFPSSADQHQELNAAYMARYGGAVIVNQHEPEKDILKKTISHLIDSNSLSAMKLNMNNFDCINSENKIFEIINSIS, encoded by the coding sequence ATGCCTCGCCTTTTAATTGCTGCAAGCGGAACGGGGGGGCATATTTATCCTGCATTGTCTTTTGCTGATTCACTTCCAAATTCTTGGGAAATTGAGTGGTTAGGTGTGCCAAATAGGCTAGAGATTGAACTGGTTCCCAAAAAATACAATTTAATAAAGCTGAAAATCGGAGGATTACAAGGAAATATTTTTAGAAAAATGTTTGATTTTTATAAATTATTATTTGCTTCTATCCGGGTATCTTTTCTATTACGTAAAAAGAAAATTAACGTTGTTTTTACTACTGGTGGGTATATATCTGCTCCTAGCATTCTCGGTGCAAAACTGACTGGCATCCCTGTTGTGTTGCATGAATCTAATGCTATTCCAGGTAAAGTCACTAGGTTATTAGGTAGATTTTGTAACCATGTTGCATTAGGAATTCCATCAGCATCTGACTATTTGCCAGGGTGTAGAACAAGTTTTACTGGAACACCTATAAGGTCAGAATTTATTTTGGATCAGTCTCTTCCTCCTTGGGCCCCCCGCGGAGAAGGAATACTGATTGTAGTGATGGGAGGTAGTCAAGGCGCAATAAAAATGAACGAGATGGTGAGGAATATCTTACCTTGGTTGCTTGGTAAGGGTTGTAGAGTTGTTCATCTGACCGGTAAAAATGATTGTTTCTATAACAAATTAGATAAAGTTGCTACTAACGCTAATTTGGTTGTAAGACAATTTAGTAATGAAATATCCGCCTTGCTTAAAAATGCTGATCTTGCAATAAGTAGATCAGGATCTGGTGCAATTTGTGAATTAATGGCAACTAAGACCCCTTCAATTTTAATACCTTTTCCATCTTCTGCTGATCAACATCAAGAACTAAATGCTGCTTATATGGCTAGATATGGAGGAGCTGTAATAGTGAATCAACATGAGCCAGAAAAAGATATTTTGAAAAAAACTATATCTCATTTGATAGATTCTAATTCTCTCAGTGCAATGAAATTAAATATGAATAATTTTGATTGTATTAATTCTGAAAATAAGATATTTGAGATTATTAATTCTATTAGTTAA